The proteins below come from a single Ruegeria sp. THAF33 genomic window:
- the hemC gene encoding hydroxymethylbilane synthase: MTLTLPTPASPLRIGTRGSPLALAQAYETRERLSDAFDLPQDAFEIVVIKTTGDNRAMIDADRPLKEIGNKGLFTKEIEEAMLRAEIDIAVHSTKDMPVEQPEGLVLDTFLPREDVRDAFISPRLGSIHDLPEGAVVGTSSLRRRAQLLNRRPDLKVVEFRGNVQTRLKKLEDGVADCTFLAMAGIRRLGMDEVPASAISPDDMLPAIAQGTIGIERRSDDMRAAEMLDAIHHTETGWRLAAERTLLAALDGSCETPIAGLAELDGDTLRLRGEVLRPDGTETASRDMTGPVEDGPEMARAMAAELLEQAGPDLFDWKNSK, translated from the coding sequence ATGACTTTGACCCTGCCCACCCCCGCATCGCCCCTCAGAATCGGCACTCGTGGCTCGCCGCTGGCTCTGGCTCAGGCCTATGAAACGCGCGAACGCCTGAGCGATGCCTTTGATCTGCCACAGGATGCGTTCGAAATCGTAGTGATCAAGACGACCGGTGACAATCGCGCCATGATCGACGCGGATCGACCGCTGAAGGAAATCGGCAACAAGGGCTTGTTCACCAAGGAAATCGAAGAGGCGATGCTGCGCGCCGAGATCGACATCGCCGTTCATTCAACAAAGGACATGCCCGTTGAACAACCCGAAGGGCTGGTCCTGGATACGTTCCTGCCGCGCGAGGATGTGCGCGACGCCTTCATCTCACCGCGGTTGGGCTCGATCCACGATCTGCCCGAAGGCGCCGTTGTGGGCACCTCGTCCTTGCGGCGGCGGGCGCAGCTGCTGAACCGGAGGCCGGATCTGAAAGTGGTCGAGTTTCGCGGAAACGTGCAGACACGGCTGAAAAAGCTTGAAGACGGGGTTGCCGATTGCACGTTTCTGGCAATGGCAGGCATTCGCCGTTTGGGAATGGATGAGGTTCCGGCCAGCGCCATTTCCCCTGACGACATGCTGCCGGCGATCGCGCAGGGCACCATCGGCATCGAACGGCGCAGCGACGACATGCGCGCGGCCGAAATGCTGGACGCGATTCATCACACCGAAACGGGATGGCGTCTGGCGGCTGAACGCACATTGCTGGCCGCGCTGGACGGGTCCTGCGAAACCCCGATCGCCGGCCTTGCCGAACTTGACGGCGACACCCTAAGGTTGCGGGGCGAAGTGCTACGCCCGGACGGAACGGAAACCGCCAGCAGGGATATGACCGGCCCCGTCGAGGATGGGCCTGAGATGGCCCGCGCGATGGCGGCTGAACTGCTTGAACAGGCGGGGCCTGATCTATTCGATTGGAAAAATTCAAAATAA
- the hemE gene encoding uroporphyrinogen decarboxylase encodes MAETKKLLRALAGEVQDVPPIWMMRQAGRYLPEYRATRAQAGDFLSLCYNPELAAEVTLQPIRRYGFDAAILFADILLVPQALGADLWFVTGEGPRLSTITQQAEFDALKPVDAIHETLSPVYETVRILSRELPSETTLIGFAGAPWTVATYMIAGRGTPDQGPAHALREGDTALFEALLDRITAATIEYLSAQIDAGAEVVKIFDSWAGSLKGEAFRKYAVEPCRVITQAIKERHPGIPVIGFPREAGDGYIGFARSTGVDCVALDNSVSPEWAAENVQIDGCVQGNLASSHMVTGGQALVDETRRIVEAFSKGPHIFNLGHGITPDADPDNVQLMIDTVRGG; translated from the coding sequence ATGGCCGAGACAAAGAAGCTGCTGCGGGCGCTGGCGGGCGAAGTACAGGATGTGCCGCCGATCTGGATGATGCGTCAGGCGGGTCGGTATTTGCCGGAATACCGGGCCACACGTGCTCAGGCCGGGGATTTCCTGTCACTGTGCTACAATCCTGAACTGGCAGCAGAAGTTACCTTGCAGCCAATTCGGCGATATGGGTTCGATGCGGCGATACTGTTTGCCGACATCCTTCTGGTGCCACAGGCGCTGGGGGCTGATCTTTGGTTCGTGACAGGTGAAGGCCCGCGTTTGTCCACCATCACGCAGCAGGCCGAGTTTGATGCGTTGAAGCCTGTTGACGCGATTCACGAGACATTGTCACCGGTTTACGAGACGGTGCGCATTCTTTCGCGGGAATTGCCGTCGGAAACCACCTTGATCGGATTCGCAGGTGCGCCGTGGACTGTGGCCACGTACATGATTGCAGGGCGCGGCACGCCGGATCAGGGTCCCGCGCATGCGTTGCGCGAAGGTGATACCGCTTTGTTCGAGGCGCTGTTGGACCGCATCACCGCAGCAACGATTGAATATCTGTCCGCTCAGATCGACGCCGGTGCCGAGGTGGTCAAGATATTTGACAGTTGGGCGGGGTCTTTGAAGGGCGAAGCCTTCCGAAAATACGCGGTCGAGCCGTGCCGGGTGATCACGCAGGCCATCAAGGAACGTCATCCCGGCATCCCCGTGATTGGATTTCCGCGGGAGGCAGGCGACGGGTATATCGGGTTTGCAAGGTCGACCGGCGTGGATTGCGTGGCGCTGGACAATTCCGTGTCGCCCGAATGGGCGGCTGAGAACGTGCAGATTGATGGCTGTGTACAAGGCAATCTGGCGTCGTCGCACATGGTTACAGGCGGGCAGGCGCTGGTGGATGAGACCCGGCGCATCGTTGAAGCGTTTTCCAAGGGGCCGCATATTTTCAACCTCGGCCATGGGATCACTCCGGATGCCGACCCGGACAACGTTCAGCTGATGATCGACACGGTGCGCGGCGGATAG
- a CDS encoding CaiB/BaiF CoA-transferase family protein translates to MLNGIRIVEIEGLGPGPFAAMQLADLGADVITIHRKGQAVTPGMPDRSLLDRGKRSIALDLKDPEDLATARRLIDTADALIEGFRPGVMEKLGLGPDLCLTRNPKLIYGRMTGWGQDGPLADTAGHDLNYIALSGALWYASLPDQPPQTPATLVGDIGGGAMYLVTGILAGLINAQRTGKGTVVDAAIYDGSAHMMNLLMTMRQTGNLSETRGQSLLDGPHWSRTYTCADGGFVSVQCLEPKFYARFLEILGLSRDRAFQQQYTRKLWPDLTQRLAEIFSSRPRDHWAKLFDGSDACVAPVLSPDEATAHPMNAARRSWRQTDGTLQAAAAPRFSTHQWQPKPSPARGQHTAEILNELQAPEST, encoded by the coding sequence ATGCTGAATGGAATACGCATAGTCGAAATCGAAGGGCTGGGCCCCGGCCCGTTTGCCGCCATGCAGCTAGCTGATCTGGGCGCCGACGTCATCACGATCCACCGCAAAGGCCAGGCAGTAACACCGGGCATGCCGGACCGCTCGCTTCTGGACCGCGGCAAACGATCGATCGCGCTTGATCTGAAGGATCCCGAAGATCTGGCGACCGCCCGTCGCCTGATTGACACGGCAGACGCACTGATCGAAGGCTTTCGCCCCGGCGTGATGGAGAAGCTGGGACTTGGCCCGGATCTTTGCCTGACCCGCAACCCAAAACTGATATATGGCCGCATGACAGGCTGGGGGCAGGATGGTCCGCTGGCCGACACGGCTGGGCATGACCTGAACTACATCGCCTTGTCCGGTGCGCTCTGGTACGCCTCTCTCCCGGATCAGCCGCCTCAAACCCCTGCAACCCTGGTCGGCGATATCGGCGGAGGCGCCATGTACCTTGTCACGGGCATCCTGGCAGGTTTGATCAACGCACAAAGAACCGGGAAAGGCACCGTGGTCGACGCCGCTATCTACGACGGCTCGGCCCATATGATGAACCTTCTGATGACCATGCGCCAAACCGGAAACCTGTCTGAAACCCGCGGCCAAAGCCTGTTGGACGGTCCGCATTGGAGCCGAACCTACACCTGCGCGGACGGCGGATTTGTTTCGGTCCAATGCCTTGAACCAAAATTCTACGCCCGATTTCTTGAAATCCTGGGGCTGTCCCGGGACCGGGCATTCCAACAGCAGTACACCCGCAAGCTCTGGCCCGACCTGACCCAGCGCCTGGCCGAAATCTTCTCGTCCAGGCCGCGCGACCATTGGGCCAAACTGTTCGACGGGTCAGACGCCTGCGTCGCACCGGTACTCAGCCCCGACGAGGCCACAGCCCACCCGATGAATGCAGCCCGTCGATCCTGGCGCCAGACCGACGGCACCCTACAAGCCGCCGCCGCCCCACGCTTTTCCACACACCAGTGGCAACCAAAGCCCAGCCCGGCGCGCGGTCAACACACCGCCGAGATCCTGAACGAACTCCAAGCCCCGGAAAGCACCTGA
- a CDS encoding ABC transporter ATP-binding protein — protein MTTILSIKNLRKSYADGFEALKGVSLDIEEGEILALLGPNGAGKTTLISTICGITTPTSGVVTVGGHDTQSDYRAARRMIGLVPQEIALEPFEKVWNTVRLSRGLFGLGKDSARIEEILRKLSLWDKRNNAIKELSGGMKRRVLIAKALAHEPRVLFLDEPTAGVDVELRKDMWELVAELKRDGVTIILTTHYIEEAEAIADRVGVIDKGELLLVQDKDTLMSQMGKKQIEVMLTEPIDRIPDSLVSHNLALNGAGDCLIYTYDTHADRTGITTLLNDVSEAGLVLRDVQTRQSSLEEIFVNLVSGEAA, from the coding sequence ATGACGACCATTTTGTCCATCAAAAACCTTCGCAAGTCTTACGCGGATGGGTTCGAGGCGCTGAAAGGTGTGTCTCTGGATATTGAAGAGGGTGAGATACTTGCGCTTCTGGGACCAAATGGCGCCGGAAAGACAACCCTGATTTCGACGATTTGTGGAATTACGACTCCGACCTCGGGGGTGGTCACGGTTGGCGGGCATGACACACAGTCCGATTATCGCGCAGCGCGCAGGATGATAGGGCTTGTGCCGCAAGAGATCGCGTTGGAACCGTTTGAAAAGGTCTGGAACACGGTCCGGTTGTCGCGTGGGCTGTTCGGGCTTGGCAAAGACAGCGCGCGGATCGAAGAGATTTTGCGCAAGCTGTCCCTGTGGGACAAGCGCAACAACGCGATCAAGGAATTGTCCGGCGGCATGAAGCGGAGGGTGCTCATCGCCAAGGCCCTAGCCCATGAACCTCGGGTGCTTTTTCTGGACGAGCCGACTGCCGGAGTGGATGTCGAGTTGCGCAAGGACATGTGGGAGCTTGTGGCGGAACTGAAACGGGACGGTGTCACCATCATTCTGACCACACATTATATTGAAGAAGCAGAAGCGATTGCGGATCGTGTCGGCGTCATCGACAAGGGAGAGCTTTTGCTGGTGCAGGACAAAGACACACTCATGTCGCAGATGGGAAAAAAGCAGATCGAAGTCATGCTGACCGAACCCATCGACCGAATTCCCGATAGTCTGGTCAGCCACAATCTGGCTCTCAACGGCGCGGGTGATTGTCTGATCTATACCTACGATACCCATGCGGATCGTACCGGCATAACGACCTTGCTGAATGACGTGTCCGAGGCCGGGTTGGTGTTGCGCGACGTGCAGACCAGGCAATCAAGCCTGGAAGAGATCTTTGTCAATCTGGTATCTGGAGAGGCCGCATGA
- a CDS encoding ABC transporter permease, whose amino-acid sequence MNWTAIAAIYRFEMARFFRTLAQSFLSPVLSTSLYFVVFGTAIGSRIQEVEGVSYGAFIVPGLIMLSVVMLSISNASFGIYFPKFLGTIYELLSAPVNFIEIVIGYVGAAATKALFVGLVILVTATFFVDIRIEHPFAMAAFLILSCLSFSLLGFIIGIWASNFEQMSLVPQLVVTPLIFLGGTFYSISMLPPLWQTITLFNPVVYLISGFRWSFYGLADVPIVFSLLAIVAFTALCLAVIGWIFKTGWRIRS is encoded by the coding sequence ATGAACTGGACCGCGATCGCTGCCATCTACCGGTTCGAAATGGCCCGTTTCTTTCGCACTCTGGCACAGAGCTTTCTGTCGCCGGTTCTGTCGACGTCGCTTTATTTTGTGGTGTTTGGCACCGCCATCGGCAGCCGTATCCAAGAGGTCGAGGGCGTTTCATACGGTGCGTTCATCGTGCCGGGGCTGATCATGTTGTCGGTGGTGATGCTGTCGATTTCGAACGCGTCGTTCGGAATTTACTTCCCCAAGTTTCTGGGCACCATCTACGAGCTGTTGTCCGCTCCGGTCAATTTCATCGAGATCGTGATCGGATATGTCGGTGCCGCCGCAACCAAGGCGTTGTTCGTGGGGTTGGTGATATTGGTCACCGCGACGTTTTTCGTCGATATTCGGATCGAGCATCCATTCGCCATGGCCGCGTTTCTGATCCTGTCCTGTCTCAGCTTTTCGTTGCTGGGATTCATCATCGGCATCTGGGCCAGCAACTTCGAGCAGATGTCGCTGGTGCCGCAGTTGGTGGTGACGCCACTGATCTTTCTGGGGGGTACGTTTTATTCGATCTCGATGCTGCCGCCATTGTGGCAGACCATCACGCTGTTCAATCCCGTGGTCTATCTGATTTCGGGTTTCCGCTGGTCCTTTTACGGGCTGGCAGATGTGCCGATCGTTTTCAGCCTTCTTGCCATTGTCGCGTTTACAGCTCTGTGCTTGGCGGTTATCGGCTGGATATTCAAAACCGGCTGGCGCATTCGCAGCTGA
- a CDS encoding S49 family peptidase, whose product MKLSLPFVKKHPCVAVVRLSGSIGMAGRGSLNDTTLAPVLDKAFRKGKPAAVALEINSPGGSPVQSSLIGARIRRLSEELDVPVIGFVEDVAASGGYWLAAAADEIWADDSSVLGSIGVISAGFGAHVFLARQGFERRVHTAGQSKSMLDPFAPEKKEDVARLQGLLGDIHENFIAHVKARRGDKLDHSADLFTGEVWLARRAHELGLIDGIAHLKPKMQERFGDKVKFRRYGLRKPIWSRFGANLAKDAIAGLEERAAYARFGL is encoded by the coding sequence ATGAAGCTCAGCCTGCCGTTCGTAAAAAAGCACCCTTGCGTGGCCGTTGTCCGTTTGTCCGGTTCCATTGGAATGGCCGGTCGCGGGTCCTTGAACGATACCACCCTGGCCCCGGTTCTCGACAAGGCGTTTCGAAAGGGTAAACCTGCGGCTGTCGCGCTCGAGATCAACTCTCCGGGCGGGTCGCCCGTACAAAGCTCTTTGATTGGCGCCCGAATTCGGCGCTTGTCGGAAGAGCTGGACGTGCCCGTGATCGGGTTTGTCGAAGATGTTGCGGCATCCGGAGGGTATTGGCTGGCGGCCGCCGCGGATGAGATCTGGGCCGACGACAGTTCGGTTCTTGGCTCGATCGGAGTCATTTCGGCAGGTTTTGGCGCGCATGTCTTTCTGGCGCGGCAGGGGTTTGAGCGGCGCGTGCATACGGCGGGCCAGTCGAAATCCATGCTGGACCCGTTTGCGCCGGAAAAGAAAGAGGATGTGGCCCGCCTGCAAGGTTTGCTGGGGGATATCCACGAAAACTTCATCGCGCATGTCAAAGCCCGCCGAGGTGACAAGCTGGATCACAGTGCCGATCTGTTCACGGGTGAAGTCTGGCTGGCGCGTCGCGCGCATGAACTGGGTTTGATCGATGGTATCGCCCATCTGAAACCCAAAATGCAGGAACGCTTTGGCGACAAGGTCAAGTTCCGCCGTTATGGCTTGCGCAAACCAATCTGGTCGCGGTTCGGGGCCAACCTGGCAAAGGATGCCATCGCCGGATTAGAGGAGCGTGCGGCCTACGCGCGTTTTGGTTTGTGA
- a CDS encoding calcium/sodium antiporter, giving the protein MTTWLLSGLGLLILLLAGDALVRGAVNLSLRLGVPALIVSLTIVAFGTSAPELLIAISALKENAPGIALGNVVGSNTANILLVLGLPALLATLHTSECDSRRNYVFMLMATVLFIGLAFLGTFTFFSGLILLAALGLVLLNAFREAKAHRKACGEACVDEELEGLEEADPDMPYWKVSVYLILGLIGLPMGAHLLVDNATIIARTYGVSETVIGLTLIAVGTSLPELATTVMAALRRQADVALGNVIGSNMFNLLAIIGIATWFGRIPVDPEFLQFDLWVMLGASLLLIPFVFLKRDISRVWGLVLTFLYVLYVIVLLV; this is encoded by the coding sequence ATCACCACTTGGCTGCTGTCTGGTCTTGGGCTGTTGATCCTGCTGCTTGCAGGCGATGCGCTTGTGCGCGGTGCTGTAAACCTGAGCCTGCGTCTGGGTGTTCCGGCGTTGATCGTCAGCCTTACGATTGTGGCCTTCGGCACGTCTGCGCCCGAGTTGCTGATCGCCATCAGCGCATTGAAAGAGAACGCGCCCGGTATTGCGCTGGGCAACGTTGTCGGATCGAACACGGCCAACATCCTGTTGGTTCTTGGATTGCCCGCATTGCTGGCAACGCTTCACACCAGTGAATGTGACAGCCGCCGGAACTATGTCTTCATGCTGATGGCGACGGTTCTGTTCATTGGTTTGGCATTCTTGGGAACGTTCACGTTCTTCAGCGGCCTGATCTTGCTGGCGGCGTTGGGTCTTGTTCTTCTGAACGCCTTCCGCGAGGCAAAGGCCCATCGCAAAGCCTGCGGTGAAGCCTGTGTGGACGAAGAGCTTGAGGGGCTGGAAGAAGCTGATCCTGACATGCCTTATTGGAAGGTGTCGGTGTATCTGATCCTCGGGCTGATTGGTCTGCCAATGGGTGCGCATCTTTTGGTAGATAACGCAACGATCATCGCGCGGACCTACGGGGTCAGTGAGACGGTCATTGGTTTGACGTTGATCGCAGTTGGAACGTCTTTGCCCGAATTGGCGACAACAGTTATGGCCGCTTTGCGCAGACAGGCCGACGTTGCGCTGGGTAACGTGATCGGTTCGAACATGTTCAACCTTTTGGCCATCATCGGGATCGCAACCTGGTTTGGTCGTATCCCGGTTGATCCCGAGTTCCTGCAATTCGATCTTTGGGTCATGCTGGGCGCATCGCTGCTGCTGATACCGTTTGTATTCCTCAAACGCGACATCTCGCGCGTCTGGGGGTTGGTGTTGACTTTCCTTTATGTGCTTTATGTCATCGTACTGCTGGTGTGA
- a CDS encoding SDR family oxidoreductase, with amino-acid sequence MTRALVTGAGIRLGRAMALYLADRGFDVAVHYASSEGPAQETAAEVQALGRKSVTLKADLLDEAQVQALLPKAAEALGGPITCLVNNASIFEYDNIHTATRQSWDRHLDSNLRAPFVLTQAMAGQGLSAGTDENGEPLATGLIVNMVDMRVRKLTPEFMSYTIAKMGLWALTRTAAQALSPTIRVNAIGPGPTMQGHRQSEEHFQTQRSNTVLERGSNPSDITAALGYFLDAHAVTGQLLCVDGGQHLGWKTPDVLGVE; translated from the coding sequence ATGACCCGAGCCCTAGTCACCGGCGCCGGTATTCGTCTGGGCCGGGCCATGGCACTGTATCTGGCAGATCGAGGTTTCGATGTGGCCGTGCATTACGCCTCATCCGAAGGTCCGGCGCAGGAGACGGCGGCAGAGGTACAGGCCCTGGGCCGAAAATCCGTGACCCTGAAGGCCGATCTGCTGGACGAAGCTCAGGTCCAGGCGCTGCTGCCCAAAGCGGCCGAGGCGCTGGGCGGGCCGATCACGTGTCTGGTGAACAACGCTTCGATCTTCGAATACGACAACATCCACACGGCAACCCGGCAAAGCTGGGATCGACATCTCGACAGCAACCTGCGCGCGCCCTTTGTGCTGACGCAGGCCATGGCAGGTCAGGGGCTGAGTGCTGGAACAGATGAAAATGGCGAACCGCTTGCAACCGGCCTTATCGTCAACATGGTGGACATGCGCGTGCGCAAACTGACGCCCGAGTTCATGTCATACACCATCGCAAAAATGGGTTTGTGGGCACTGACCCGAACGGCGGCGCAGGCGTTGTCTCCGACGATCCGTGTCAATGCGATCGGGCCCGGCCCAACGATGCAAGGCCACCGCCAAAGCGAAGAGCATTTCCAGACACAGCGTTCAAATACCGTTTTGGAGCGGGGATCCAACCCGTCTGACATAACCGCTGCGCTTGGGTACTTTCTGGATGCACACGCGGTCACCGGACAGCTTTTATGTGTGGACGGCGGTCAGCATCTGGGTTGGAAAACTCCGGATGTTCTGGGTGTAGAATAA
- the uvrC gene encoding excinuclease ABC subunit UvrC, which produces MTTDSESSPTGYACIQRYVKTLDSSPGVYRMLDADSRVLYVGKARNLRARVSNYTRPGHSGRIEKMIAATASMMFLTTRTETEALLLEQNLIKQLKPKYNVLLRDDKSFPNILVAKDHDFPQIKKHRGAKKEKGAYFGPFASAGAVNRTLNQLQKAFLLRNCSDSMFDSRTRPCLLYQIKRCSGPCVGLISEQDYRESVKDAERFLSGRSTKVQEELAEQMMAASEAMEFERAAGLRDRIRALTQVQTSQGINPRGVAEADVIGLYMDSGQACVQVFFIRANQNWGNKDFYPRVGPDVSPAEVMEAFLGQFYDNKEPPRQLILSDGIENVDLMQDALTEKAGRKVEILVPQRGEKQELVAGALRNAREALARRMSESATQAKLLRGLAEAFDLDGPPGRIEVYDNSHIQGTNAVGGMIVAGPEGFMKNAYRKFNIRGDDLTPGDDFGMMKEVLNRRFTRLQKEDPDRDKGLWPDLLLIDGGAGQVSAVHQIMVEHGVEDIPMVGVAKGVDRDHGKEEFHRIGQRPFALKRNDPVLYFIQRLRDEAHRFAIGTHRAKRAKAVGATPLDEVPGVGAARKRALLTHFGSAKAVSRANLTDLKAVEGISAGLAQKVYDFFHDKG; this is translated from the coding sequence ATGACCACCGACAGCGAATCATCCCCCACCGGCTATGCCTGCATTCAGCGCTATGTAAAAACGCTGGACAGTTCTCCGGGCGTTTACCGCATGCTCGATGCAGACAGCCGGGTTCTGTATGTCGGCAAAGCCCGAAATCTCAGGGCACGGGTGTCGAATTACACACGGCCGGGTCATTCGGGGCGGATCGAAAAGATGATCGCCGCGACGGCCTCGATGATGTTCCTGACCACGCGAACCGAGACCGAGGCCCTGCTGCTGGAGCAGAACCTGATCAAGCAGCTCAAGCCGAAATACAATGTATTGTTGCGGGATGACAAAAGCTTTCCGAACATACTGGTCGCCAAGGATCATGACTTTCCGCAGATCAAGAAACACCGAGGGGCGAAGAAGGAAAAAGGTGCCTATTTCGGCCCCTTCGCCAGTGCCGGTGCGGTGAACCGGACGCTGAACCAGTTGCAAAAAGCGTTCCTGCTGCGCAACTGCTCGGATTCGATGTTCGACAGCCGAACGCGGCCATGCCTTCTATATCAGATCAAGCGGTGTTCCGGGCCGTGTGTCGGCCTGATCTCAGAGCAGGATTACCGTGAAAGCGTGAAGGACGCCGAACGCTTCCTGTCGGGCCGCTCGACAAAGGTGCAAGAGGAATTGGCCGAGCAGATGATGGCCGCATCTGAGGCGATGGAGTTCGAACGCGCCGCCGGTCTGCGTGACCGCATCCGGGCTCTGACGCAGGTGCAGACCTCTCAGGGTATCAACCCGCGCGGTGTGGCCGAGGCGGACGTGATCGGCCTGTATATGGACAGCGGTCAGGCCTGCGTGCAGGTGTTTTTTATCCGTGCGAACCAGAACTGGGGCAACAAGGATTTCTATCCCCGCGTCGGCCCGGATGTTTCACCTGCCGAGGTGATGGAGGCCTTTCTGGGCCAGTTCTACGACAACAAGGAACCGCCGCGGCAGCTGATCCTGTCGGATGGGATCGAAAACGTGGATCTGATGCAGGACGCGCTGACTGAAAAAGCCGGGCGCAAGGTTGAAATCCTTGTGCCGCAGCGTGGCGAAAAACAGGAACTTGTTGCCGGTGCCTTGCGCAACGCGCGCGAGGCTCTGGCCCGCCGCATGTCGGAAAGTGCCACGCAGGCCAAGTTGCTGCGCGGGCTGGCCGAGGCGTTCGATCTGGATGGCCCACCGGGACGGATCGAAGTCTATGACAACTCTCATATTCAGGGCACCAATGCTGTCGGCGGCATGATCGTGGCCGGCCCCGAGGGGTTCATGAAGAACGCTTACCGCAAGTTCAACATTCGCGGTGATGACCTGACACCGGGTGACGATTTCGGCATGATGAAAGAGGTGCTGAACCGCCGCTTCACCAGACTTCAAAAGGAAGACCCGGACCGCGACAAAGGGTTGTGGCCCGATCTGTTGCTGATTGATGGCGGCGCCGGGCAGGTTAGCGCGGTGCATCAGATCATGGTCGAACATGGGGTCGAAGACATTCCCATGGTCGGCGTCGCCAAGGGGGTCGACCGCGACCACGGCAAGGAAGAGTTTCACCGGATCGGCCAGCGCCCCTTTGCGCTGAAACGCAACGACCCTGTGTTGTATTTCATTCAACGCCTCAGGGACGAAGCGCACCGGTTCGCCATCGGCACCCATCGTGCGAAACGCGCCAAGGCCGTGGGTGCAACGCCGTTGGATGAAGTCCCAGGGGTAGGGGCTGCGCGCAAGCGTGCTCTGTTGACCCATTTCGGCAGCGCCAAAGCCGTCAGCCGGGCCAATCTGACCGATCTGAAAGCGGTCGAAGGGATTTCGGCCGGGTTGGCGCAGAAGGTTTACGATTTCTTCCACGACAAGGGCTAG